ATTCGTTGCACATAGTTAATGATACAAATGCCCCGCGCGCACGTTGACTTTCTATATGTAAAACTAATACATAAAACCATATTGTACCCAAAGATAAAAGAATCCCAAGGAATCTTGTACCCAAAGAatcttgatttaaataatactttgctTAACCAATCAAATTTCCCGTCGAGACTACTTCTCGACGAGACTATCGACACTTCTGTTTATCACTCTCGCCGTTCGTTTTCCTTTATACacaacattacatttttggtCCATTTTATATTGCTTTACAATATAACTCAATGTATTCAATTCCCTCTTCTAACTGAATAGCAATTTGTAACACTAATCGTCGCTacgtaaaaagaaaacgatATACTCGTAAAAGAAAACGGTGGATACATTAtctgtaaatgttttttttatatgtaccgCGTCGATACCATCGATGATTTTTTTCGTCCAAATTCGCTCATTTCTCGCACAGTACAAGTTTAATATGCTACTCTAGTATTAAAAATAGGAAGAAATTCTCTCTTTTATCTAACATAGCAAAAAGTccacacatgcacacacatatatacattgcTTAGTTACATTCGTAATCTACGACTCGTGTTATACACCAATTCACTACTCCCTATGTCAATTCATTCGTGGActgttttctttcttcctccACTCGCTGCCGAGTGCGATTGAAAGCCTCTGTCTTGACGAAATCCACGGTTTTGTACACTGTTGTATTCGGGAGAGATTGTGCGGGTGGTAACGCCGAGGAATTAAAGCTCTCCGTCGCTTCCAAGTCAAGATCCAGATACTGCAGTACCACTAGGCGATTGGATGACGCCGGAATGAACGTGTTGCGATCTTGGTAATAGTATATCTGGAAATTGACATTATGCATAATGTATGAATTCACACGTATCGTGGCCACGTCATCATGGCTAAGATTACGCGCGCTTCTTAGAATTCGTTTTACGAACCTCTTCTTTGTCTTCGAATGCGGTATTGTCTTCGTCCGACGTCGATTGGTTACGCGTCGAGTGCATGTGCGACGGGGGTGTCGGACTGGGCGCCGCCCGCATTCTTCCTCTTCCAGGAGGAGATGCTAATTGCAGATGAGGTGCTGCGAGAAAAATTATGCGttgaacatatttttcttgcgcgtcgtaaaagaaaaaaaaagagaaaaaagaaagaaaagccTCTACCTTCCACCGGTGATTTGTTCAACGACGGCTTCAGCTTCCTGTTAATGCTCGGCGGTTCGGCCGGAGAGTGCTCGGCGGAGCTTACATCGTGTAGCGTTATTATCGGACCCGGTGACGGTTCATTGCTCACGATAGACATCGAATCGCTGGTTTTTCTGCCCGGCTTTAGCTCCCTGTTGACCAACGGGGGAGGTGGTGCTATGGTGGTCGGTATCCCACTCGGACAACTGCCGTCTCGTACGAGAGGGCTCGGTAGATTCGAGTACGTCACTGTGGTCGCAGTTTCAGAGCGCGGACTTGACGGCTCGTCCTCGTGGAAGTCGTAGCGAAATACGTTCTGCGTCTCGTCGTTGATGGTACTCGGCGCAGCGTTCGAGTATAAGTGTTTCGACGACTGATCGACCGCCACCGTGTTATTTTCGACGGTCGCTTGAGCCATTTGCGGTTGATGAGACCTAGGAAAATCGTACGATTCGTCGGTGACGGCACCCATTGTGGCAGCGGCAGCGGCTGCGGTAGCGGTAGCAGCAGCAGGTGTTGTCGGCGCTGACGTCGCTGGGGTGCTCGGTTTCGAGCTCTCAGTGGCACCGTCTAGATTCAGGTAATTATGACCGGGATTTTCGGGTAACATGTGAGGCGGTTTTGGTGGTCTGGGCGGTGCTGGTAACTTCTCTAAGGCTGGTGGCACCGCGGAATCGACGATTCTGAGCTTGCCGAAGCGTTTTCTCACACTCCATGAGCCGATCTCGTGATCGCTAGGGCCGTGAGGTTGTCGTGCATCACCTATcacaattttactttaataaataagaaaaacgaATTAAATCACATTGTTAAACATTGTTAAACACTCACCGGTTGAAGGAAGAGTGTCCCAATTCGGGTTCGTTACAGACGCCGTCCACTCGTCGTCGGTGAAGACGCTCTCGGCATCCGTCGTTGTGGGCGACCGCGGTGGTGAGGGTGCCAATCTTCTCGGGGCGTCGTAATGCTCGGGTCCCTGTCCAAGAGCCGAATTCAGAGAACTAGTGTCGTTGAGCCGACGACCGGAAATGCACTCGCTAATAGGAATGTAGGGACCAGAGATCGTGCTAGTAGGTGAAATTGGCGGGGATTCTTGAGACTCGTATTGAAACactgaaagaaaaacaaattaatagtaaatagTAAACTCGatattagaattataattaaaacttagAATTGGCAAGTAAGAATACTGACTTACTCACATAtgcatttaaattacataaaataatctttaaatacaaactcaaatacaaaaatcattttatttatatttgtaatactaaaaaaaattgatttcgtTATTGTCAGAAATCATAATTCTATCCATAAttctatttacaatttaatgcaTTTTCTGTACATTTAATGCAAGAACACTATTAAAAACAAGGTAATAATGAGTTAAACTTGAAATTCTGTTACTTTGTTGTTCTTCGTCCTGAGTATATGCCTTCAGACTGCAAACTTGACAAACCGCATCCACCCATTTGTTCATGTCCACTTCATTCTCAGcgactaaataataattccgCTTTGGTGTCTTTACATTAAACATGTACTGATATTTCTGTTTACGATTTTCATATCGAAGACCTGCGTCCACCTGTGACAGAGTATCAATGAGTATCCGTTAGTTCATTGGAAGTAATAAAGATAACGTGACAGATACCTGTTCACATTGATCTAGATCGATGCGACCCTTGAGTTTACGGCAACGTCTGTCGGTATAATACTCCAGGAAGTATTGACCAGGCAGCTCGCCACTGTGACGAAGGGCAAACCACCGCTTTCGCCATcgctattaaaaatagatattaaagataagataTACCTTTGTCTCAAACCTAACATTAACCTATCAAAAAATATGTCGATGTTCAGAATATCCGATAAACACGACCACGTCGCTTATCACGAAAATTGTACGTCTTTTCGGAAACGCGAGTTCCAAAAATGATTGAAGAGtaacgaaaagaaaaaaaaatctcgcaAATTCTCCTGAaattaggttaggttaggttacgTCGAGGCGTAATTTCGTGCAAGCGACGAACGACAGAATTGTCGTCGCCGAACTGACGTTCAACCTGTTCACGAGGGAGAGATTAGGCAATGTTGTTCCAGAGTCCACCTCTTCCTCGAGAGGCTAAGTCTCTCGTAAAGATAGAAAGGGAGAGATTTGACGAGTCAGGACGTAAACAAAGGTCCAGGCCTTAAGATCTGATAAATAAGGTATCTGcttaatactttaataccaACCGCTCTCCAGAGCTTGGTAGGCGGCGATTTGATGAGCCATCCTTCGTGGACGATCTCCTGGGACATGGATGTCTTGAGCACTTCCATTCCTCCCTACACCCAGGTGACGGTGATCACGGTGGTCACGACGGTGCGATCGTACGCTCGTACGCTCGTacgctcgttcgctcgctcgctcgctcgctcgtcaAGCAATCTCCGATCCGATCTTAGTGTGTCTCAGTGGCGCATCCTGATAAATGCGCGCGAGGAAccaccgacgacgacgacgacgctctCGTCGTTCATCTGTCTATTTTTGGCCCCCGACAGCTCAACACACGGAGTAATCGAGAAGAGTCCTTTACGTACGTGCAATGCACACCGTTGCACACGGTCGACTGTAACTCCCCCTTTCCGTCTCTCACGCTCCTTGCTCCGAAGTTCGAGCTTGCGTACGCATGCGCGCGATGGTACCGACACGCGGAGAAACGGAGAGCGGAGAGACCGACGCGGAGTAGCCCGCAACGGGGGACACTGCTGTTGCAGATCCTCGACGCACAAAGACGCGCGCACGAACAGCGACGGGGCCGCCGATTCTCCGTCTCGCCTCATCTCGTCCACCGACGgttaccaccaccaccgccaccacGTCGTTGTCGTGGCCACGCGTGCCAAGGCTCGCGCGAGTGATATGACATGACGCACACGGTGCCCACTCCGGGGACTGTCCGACGATGACAGTGACGTACGCGCCCCCGCGACCACCCGAATCCTCCGATTAGGCGTTGCCTCTCTGATATCTCTTGAtacccctctctttctctctctctcttgacTGATAGAATTGAAAGATAGAGGGAAAGGATCGCGCGTCCAATCAAGGACGAATAATCAGCGCCGCTGCAATTGCCAATCGCAtcgagaggagaaagagagagagagagagagagagagaggaaatcTTCGCGCGGAGTCGGATCAGAAATCGAGGGTAACAGCGCGGAAAATCCTCCATCCTTTCGTCAATCCTCGCCCTTTCTCTTCTTCCATCCTAACGCGCGCCTTGTCGATTGTCGGCGCACGGCACGCACGGCATCAAGCGCCATCGCATTCACGATGTTCGGGAGTAAATCGGCGTCCTCTACCCCACCCCGTCGCGATCGCGGCCTCGCTTTCTCGCGCAGAGCGCCTTGGTATTCGAGAGATTTCCCTCGATCGCGCCTCCTCGATCTTTCGTCATTGGGAGAAGATGCGAAACGTTCCCGGAGGTGCATTCACCTGTATGTTCTTTTGCAGCGTTTTCCCGACCTCGGAGATTAACATTGATCGTCGCTCGGTTCTCTCCTGAGATGGACAGATGGAAAAAGATTTCCGGCTGATTACTTTGAATTTTTGATGATCTTTTTGACACAAGGAAATAATAGCGTAGAAATGGCATGAAAGCCAATCAACCGAAGTTTTCTccagttgaaaaaaaaattaggttGCAACAGGCTtgattatctttttcttaaagtATATACATAAGGCGTTACAATTTCAGTcgtaatatacaaattatattaatgactGTAATAAACTATTACGCTCAACACATTAGAGATGTCCGAATTATTCGAATATAAACTATTTCAAAATTTCGAATTacttatagaaaattaatttgcatacCTCTACGTTAAATATCCGCTccttgtcaattttttttcgaaagttaatttctaatgaaatattattactaattaagGGATGGCAATCGTGTTCACGACAGTCTGTAACGTTAACTCGGAGAAGTTTGCGTAAGGACGACTTCGATCAAGTGCCGATTAACTAAATTAGCGATCAAATCCAACTAGCAGAATCGCCTGAAGCAAAACTTATGCTTTATACCTCTCGTCTCCAATCTTCTTctattaaacaacaaaaatgttaataattctattcACGTTAACGGAATAACATCATGTAATTTTAGTTAATCATCGGTTAAGCGGAATTTGATTGACGACGCTCCGGAATCCCGCGATTATATTTCTCGACTTCTAACAAAgggcaaaaaaagaaattaattgattagGCGATTTATGAATTTCACGGTATTTGGGTATAATGCTCCAGAGCCGTTTCATCGGCGTTGTTTTCCGAGCGGATGCCGCCGAGGAGTGCGTCGCAGCGCGGACTCGCGCGGAAGGGCAATGTCGCGCATAATCGCGGGGAATAGAGCGCTTAATTTGCAATTCAATGGGCCAACGCCGTAGACCGCGCCGATCGATATTCAAATCCGGTTTTCATATATCGCGCGGTAATCCCGCAAATCTAACGCCGACGAACGAGAAACGACGTGCGGAAGAACCGCGCgggataataattaatatttaatagtatgAACTAATTTCGCTTATTgtgatatcaaaaatataaggttGCAACGAAGCTctatgaaataaagaaaacaataaagtcTACTTATCAgacatataaaatgtaaaatagattatttGGCGTTtacttatttctacaatatctCTATGGCCATGCCTATAATACCTATGCATATTACAcgtcaaatattttgataaaaaaacttGCTCAAGTATCCATATCCCTTTGCTTCACAGTGATAGCCTGATATATGGTCGgcattcgtttttttttcttttctaagcgaattaaagtaaaaatagagGTTCAGAAGAAATCTTCCTTCCCACGGGTACGACCTTGTCGTGGTGGGAGGGCTCAGTACCCCGAGGGCTTGAATGCCTGTGGGGGAAGCTAACTGTACCCATTGCACTTATTaagttgttttttattcctgcactgctgcactagtgcaataagtaagaatgagaaaaaatatatttgtcttattctaacttattgcaccagtgcagcagtgcaggaataaaaaaacaaacctattaCGTCGTTGATCGTAAAATTGTGGTTCGTCGCGCCGTGTTAACGCGGTTCGGGGAGTGCCGACCGATTGAATTGAAAACGAACCGTAGCCGGCTCGTCGTGTCGCGCGTTTGCTTCGGGAGTGTCGTTCAAGTAAATGGACTAAAAGGGCTGTCTAGTCTAATTAGTTCTACGCACGATCGTAGTATATTCGGTTATTCGCGAGTGTCCTGTGCaacgagaggaggaggaggcctGGGAAAGGCATTGGGCCCCGGCAGAGCAACTTTGGGGtgagtattattatttgcatagaattattagttttctttctattcaatttttccttgataaattataaagaatataacgtCACGTAAAGTTTTAcacaactttaattttataaactcttcattttttttcgaaaaatattgattatacaatgattatataaataatcgaaaaataaaaattttagacccGTAACAATTATCTCTcatctaatattaatagtcGCGAGCTCtgtttaatttgaatttaatttgtacTTAATGAACACAAGTACAGAGTTGCcagctgtttttttttcaataaatgtttatttctgtCGTGGTTTAATGTAGACTTTGCATTTGTTTGTTATAGAATCATCGTAGCGACGTTGCTGAATATCTCTGCCGCTGCGCATCGATCGGTGAGTgatgaataaacttttaaaattggaGTAATAGATCTGTGACAAAATTGTACTTCATATATAATGTAGAAATGTTTGCTATAATgctgcaataataaataacatttagatatcatatttatttcatgGATCTATTGCTTTAAAGTGGATTGACTAAAACAGATCAggatttaacatttaatccTGAATGAATGATATGCATTAACTTATCatgcatatttaatttattaaataattttttttcgacgcCGTCGCAGTCTCGGCGAGGGTTAGGTATGTGTTCAACatcatcaaatataaattacaaatataataaaaaatatataatgtatcttGCACGTATGCGCACAATTAGAAACTGCGCGCCGTTTCGTCTCTGATAAATTCCGtcaaataactaaaatagaataaaataaatgccgATCAactaaatttaactataaacttgaaatgttttaaactcccttttaaaattttatttctttctggGGTAATGACAGCCGCTATAATTAATCATACGAATAggtagaatattaatatatagaaatatgtaaaaaataaataggtaTTAGAAAATAGATAGAAAACGGATAAGCAGAATACTCTATGTAAATAGATAtacgaaaaaattatgtaattcaacgtgtaaatgctttttttaattttatagaaacaatttgtgtaattaaaaattatatgattgtTGTTGTTATGatgttatgtaattaaaaattatatactaatacccgatatattacagaaaatcAGAACATGATATACGataatacataacaatttattaaattagcatgttaaatttatatacttttcacttatattttctaaatattttaatgtttgttcttaattttcttctaattttgtttctaaacTTCATTCTttgtttatatctttattctttaataccaggaatatttaaatacaatggtgaattttaatattgttgtatttattTCGTCGCTTTATGTAATGTggtgaaaatatattgtaaatgtattgtaaaatattttatataatttgtaatttattaattttattttaatatttgatatgaGATAAATTCCtaacttatataaattgtaataaatatattggtAAAATTATACTGTATTCTTTATGCATttgctataaatttatttactatgttttattattgaattatgtaacaaaaaatgacaataaataaagaaaacaacatttaaaagaaaagaggacCGTTGACTAAGAAATCGACGGGGGTGGTGGAGGGCGGGTACGACCTTGTCGTGGTGGGAGGGCTTAGTACCCCGAGGGCTTAGTACCCCCGAAGGCTTGAATGCAGGGGCCACAATCGAAAAtggatttattatattaagggTTTCCTTCTTATTAGTAGATGGCGTTACTGATGTgacaaatacattaaaaatttatatcagtgATATGTAGCATTATACTAAGATTAAGCATTATAATAAGAGGGAGTTGACAATGGTACTCGGAGGCGCTCCTCTTGGGCTCTTGATACCCCGCTCTGCGGATTCTTTGGCTCGGGGTCGGGACGCGGTCCTTCTCTGAGTAGACCTGATCGGCGTTCTTTCGATGTGGCATTGTGGTCTGAGATTAACTCGGACTAAGTACCACTAGACCAACGACCAGTCGGAGCAGAGTAGTTCATTAGTCTGTGGCTGAACTGCTCTGAGCTCTTATTCTAGGCGTACGTTGGCCGTCCCTCGGGGAGAGTGCCGCAATTGCGTCTATACTGCAAGTTGCCCGAAGGAGAGCTAATGTAGTCAGAGCGTAAGCATGTACTCTCGCTCTCCTAAGGAAACGTGCCCTTGCAGCGAAGGTTTAACAGCTGTCCTGGCTTTACGAAGTCCAGTGCGGCGGGCTGGTGTTCGTTGTGGGATCCACAGATCCTAGTGGCCTGAGAACCACGTCGTATGGGTGTCACGGAGGCTGGACGTTCCTTTGGGTAAACTCTTGAGGGGGTATCATTGTCGGGGAGTGATGCGCAATAAAGACCGCTCGTAAGGTCCACTACGCCTCTCACGACCAAGTCACCCAAGCACCTCCTCGTGGTAACTCCGGTAACGCTCCGATTCGTCGGGGGCTGAATGCTGTGGTGGTCGTTAAGGGCACTGGGTTGCGAGTCCCCTTTTGCCTCTATTATATAAGAGACTAAAACTTATTTCGCCGCGcgccttacgtcgtctcgtgtttcgcgacttgctttcccatgcctccacacttctcgttcctgcgatgcctctctcaaggtatctgtccgcgtcgagagcgtcaaagcgatcgtcgcaatcattttgtccttccccttcttcgatgtctctctcaggacatctatccgcgtcgagggcctccatcaaggtgctcgtcgcaaccaattactcttccccccttgaaataaaaaaatagaagcattttaaataatttcacaacaaagtattttggaaaatcgcgagtaaattaacttaagaaactaaagcttatctcgccgcgcgtcttacgtcgtctcgtgtttcgcgacttgctttcccatgcctccacacttctcgttcctgcgatgcctctctcaaggtatctatccgcgtcgagagcgtcaaagcgatcgtcgcaatcattttgtccttccccttcttcgatgtctctctcaggacatctatccgcgtcgagggcctccatcaaggtgctcgtcgcaaccaattactcttccccccttgaaataaaaaaatagaagcattttaaataatttcacaacaaagtattttggaaaatcgcgagtaaattaacttaagaaactaaagcttatctcgccgcgcgtcttacgtcgtctcgtgtttcgcgacttgctttcccatgcctccacacttctcgttcctgcgatgcctctctcaaggtatctatccgcgtcgagagcgtcaaagcgatcgtcgcaatcattttgtccttccccttcttcgatgtctctctcaggacatctatccgcgtcgagggcctccatcaaggtgctcgtcgcaaccaattactcttccccccttgaaataaaaaaatagaagcattttaaataatttcacaacaaagtattttggaaaatcgcgagtaaattaacttaagaaactaaagcttatctcgccgcgcgtcttacgtcgtctcgtgtttcgcgacttgctttcccatgcctccacacttctcgttcctgcgatgcctctctcaaggtatctatccgcgtcgagagcgtcaaagcgatcgtcgcaatcattttgtccttccccttcttcgatgtctctctcaggacatctatccgcgtcgagggcctccatcaaggtgctcgtcgcaaccaattactcttccccccttgaaataaaaaaaatagaagcattttaaataatttcacaacaaagtattttggaaaatcgcgagtaaattaacttaagaaactaaagcttatctcgccgcgcgtcttacgtcgtctcgtggttcgcgacttgctttcccatgcctccacacttctcgttcctgcgatgcctctctcaaggtatctatccgcgtcgagagcgtcaaagcgatcgtcgcaatcattttgtccttccccttcttcgatgtctctctcaggacatctatccgcgtcgagggcctccatcaaggtgctcgtcgcaaccaattactcttccccccttgaaataaaaaaatagaagcattttaaataatttcacaacaaagtattttggaaaatcgcgagtaaattaacttaagaaactaaagcttatctcgccgcgcgtcttacgtcgtctcgtgtttcgcgacttgctttcccatgcctccacacttctcgttcctgcgatgcctctctcaaggtatctatccgcgtcgagagcgtcaaagcgatcgtcgcaatcattttgtccttccccttcttcgatgtctctctcaggacatctatccgcgtcgagggcctccatcaaggtgctcgtcgcaaccaattactcttcccccttgaaataaaaaaatagaagcattttaaataatttcacaacaaagtattttggaaaatcgcgagtaaattaacttaagaaactaaagcttatctcgccgcgcgtcttacgtcgtctcgtgtttaaaaaaacttgcTTACCCCATGCCTCCACATTCTCGTCTTCTCGTGCGATGCCTCtttcaaggtatctatccgcgtcgagagcgtcaaagcgatcgtcgcaatcattttgtccttccccttcttcgatgtctctctcaggacatctatccgcgtcgaggccctccatcaaggtgctcgtcgcaaaccaattactcttccccccttgaaataaaaaaatagaagcattttaaaataatttcacaacaaagtattttggaaaatcgcgagtaaattaacttaagaaactaaagcttatctcgccgcgcgtcttacgtcgtctcgtgtttcgcgacttgctttccccctgcctccacacttctcgttcctgcatgcctctctcaaggtatctatccgcgtcgagagcgtcaaagcgatcgtcgcaatcattttgtccttccccttcttcgatgtctctctcaggacatctatccgcgtcgagggcctccatcaaggtgctcgtcgcaaccaattactcttccccccttgaaataaaaaaatagaagcattttaaataatttcacaacaaagtattttggaaaatcgcgagtaaattaacttaaaaactaaagcttatctcgccgcgcgtcttacgtcgtctcgtgtttcgcgacttgctttcccatgcctccacacttctcgttcctgcgatgcctctctcaaggtatctatccgcgtcgagagcgtcaaagcgatcgtcgcaatcattttgtccttccccttcttcgatgtctctctcaggacatctatccgcgtcgagggcctccatcaaggtgctcgtcgcaaccaattactcttcccccccacccttgaaataaaaaaaataaagcattttaaataatttcacaaaaaagtattttggaaatcgcgagtaaattaacttagaaactaaagcttatctcgccgcgcgtcttacgtcgtctctc
This genomic window from Monomorium pharaonis isolate MP-MQ-018 chromosome 8, ASM1337386v2, whole genome shotgun sequence contains:
- the LOC118644172 gene encoding GRB2-associated-binding protein 2-like, with the protein product MEVLKTSMSQEIVHEGWLIKSPPTKLWRARWRKRWFALRHSGELPGQYFLEYYTDRRCRKLKGRIDLDQCEQVDAGLRYENRKQKYQYMFNVKTPKRNYYLVAENEVDMNKWVDAVCQVCSLKAYTQDEEQQMFQYESQESPPISPTSTISGPYIPISECISGRRLNDTSSLNSALGQGPEHYDAPRRLAPSPPRSPTTTDAESVFTDDEWTASVTNPNWDTLPSTGDARQPHGPSDHEIGSWSVRKRFGKLRIVDSAVPPALEKLPAPPRPPKPPHMLPENPGHNYLNLDGATESSKPSTPATSAPTTPAAATATAAAAAATMGAVTDESYDFPRSHQPQMAQATVENNTVAVDQSSKHLYSNAAPSTINDETQNVFRYDFHEDEPSSPRSETATTVTYSNLPSPLVRDGSCPSGIPTTIAPPPPLVNRELKPGRKTSDSMSIVSNEPSPGPIITLHDVSSAEHSPAEPPSINRKLKPSLNKSPVEAPHLQLASPPGRGRMRAAPSPTPPSHMHSTRNQSTSDEDNTAFEDKEEIYYYQDRNTFIPASSNRLVVLQYLDLDLEATESFNSSALPPAQSLPNTTVYKTVDFVKTEAFNRTRQRVEEERKQSTNELT